A window from Nitrospira sp. ND1 encodes these proteins:
- a CDS encoding ATP-binding protein produces the protein MKVLAFSALVNALAATGLGMFVYFRDPAAARNRIYGLYCLSIAFWSVFYCGWQLTESKDLALSLLRLVMAGASLIPILYFHHTVTFLDITARHAKALKIGYGLAALFLLADTTPWFVAGVHPAMSFSFWPVPGLFFHPFLLYFLWYVVYATSLVGVALRDANGIRRHQYAYMLAASIIGYAGGATNFPLWYGVPLLPYGTVLITMYTALMAYTIVRYRLMNISVVLNKGLGYAIVLAIIVVATSIGAVLSNRATGHSTPPLLAGTLFLICALWVLSNNPRSTSNTIFSAVCGAACLWLFGCFMLFSASREDEALFWVQVIYTGVVFLPALTYHFAQSLSGGAAHDRLIVWNYAVGALFWSLLFTPYLVDGQYVYYWGRYPKAGVLHPWLVAYVVAGGGLTVYRLYQGYRLHLSSSPLLGAQLKYTVVALALGFLASLDFLQNYGVGFYPVGYLLAGLSVTVVAYAIARYELMDVSFVPSRPKVMLSIKLMGLIPAYMMILLVIRIFTGTFHYLLAGVLFGLFVIVSSGLANLQKGVERAIGQTLFRERYDAYDTLVQFSKSLVAILELKSLTKEIVQTLARVMNIKTASVYVLDKEQGIYSLTASYGFVTREAVVPPIKMEGEFPKTLLRTETALVREEIEYDKADTEHLRLLDTLKALESEVCIPLISKDRLVGFCNLGRRANHGMYSTEELALLKTLAQHAAIAIDNALLYEDLRRSQLLMRRTDRLRSLETMAGGFAHEIRNPLTSIKTFVQLAPERRDDVEFMEQFSQVVCEDVERIERLVHEILDYARYMTPKLTQESLNDVVSSCLYFIEVKASSKAITIQKELASDLPYVKLDRQQIKQVLLNLFINAMEAIGGDQGGRLSVRTRKLVKPVNEPWVQIEVEDSGPGIDPQDLDHIFDPFYTTKHESGEREGTGLGLTIAHQIVQEHGGYVEVASEVGHGTRFMVNLPVNPPIAEWQAAQPAFDDGRKLAGAFLARPHLGLDEQFGKPPAPVKAST, from the coding sequence ATGAAAGTGCTCGCGTTCAGCGCCCTGGTGAATGCGTTGGCTGCGACAGGGCTCGGAATGTTCGTCTACTTCCGAGATCCTGCCGCTGCACGCAACCGGATTTACGGGCTGTACTGTCTGAGCATTGCCTTTTGGAGCGTCTTCTACTGTGGCTGGCAACTCACGGAGTCCAAAGACCTTGCGCTGAGTCTGCTGCGCTTGGTGATGGCCGGCGCATCTCTCATCCCGATTCTGTATTTTCACCACACCGTCACGTTTCTTGACATTACCGCGCGCCACGCCAAAGCCCTGAAGATCGGCTATGGTCTGGCGGCACTGTTTCTGCTGGCCGATACGACGCCCTGGTTCGTGGCCGGGGTGCACCCTGCGATGTCGTTCTCTTTTTGGCCGGTTCCCGGCCTCTTCTTCCATCCTTTCCTGCTGTATTTCCTCTGGTATGTCGTCTACGCAACCTCGCTCGTCGGGGTCGCTCTTCGGGATGCGAATGGCATCCGGCGCCATCAATATGCGTACATGCTGGCCGCCAGCATCATCGGGTATGCGGGCGGGGCCACGAATTTCCCTCTCTGGTATGGCGTACCGCTGTTGCCCTACGGCACGGTGCTCATCACGATGTATACGGCTCTGATGGCGTACACGATCGTTCGATACCGGCTGATGAATATCAGCGTCGTACTGAACAAGGGGCTCGGATATGCCATCGTGCTGGCGATTATTGTCGTGGCGACGTCCATCGGCGCGGTGCTCAGTAATCGCGCGACCGGACATTCCACCCCTCCGTTGTTGGCCGGAACGCTGTTCCTGATTTGTGCGCTCTGGGTGCTCAGCAACAATCCCCGTTCCACGTCGAATACGATCTTCAGCGCGGTGTGCGGGGCCGCCTGTCTCTGGTTATTCGGCTGTTTCATGCTGTTCTCCGCGTCACGCGAGGATGAGGCGCTCTTCTGGGTGCAGGTGATTTACACGGGAGTGGTCTTCTTGCCTGCGCTGACCTATCACTTTGCGCAGAGTCTCTCCGGAGGGGCTGCGCATGATCGCCTGATTGTGTGGAATTATGCCGTCGGCGCGCTTTTTTGGAGCCTGTTGTTCACGCCGTATCTGGTAGATGGTCAGTATGTCTACTATTGGGGCCGATATCCGAAGGCCGGGGTGCTCCATCCCTGGCTGGTCGCATACGTGGTGGCGGGCGGGGGTTTGACGGTTTATCGGCTGTATCAGGGGTATCGGCTCCACCTCAGTTCATCCCCGCTGCTCGGCGCTCAGCTGAAATATACGGTTGTGGCCCTCGCGCTTGGATTCCTTGCCTCTCTCGATTTCCTCCAGAATTATGGCGTGGGGTTCTATCCGGTCGGGTATTTACTGGCCGGCCTCTCGGTCACCGTCGTGGCCTATGCCATCGCTCGATACGAGTTGATGGATGTGTCGTTCGTCCCGAGTCGGCCGAAGGTGATGTTGTCGATCAAGTTGATGGGCCTGATTCCGGCCTACATGATGATCTTGCTGGTCATCCGGATCTTTACCGGGACGTTCCATTATCTTCTGGCCGGGGTGCTGTTCGGTTTATTTGTGATCGTATCGAGCGGCTTGGCGAACCTTCAGAAGGGGGTCGAGCGCGCGATCGGGCAGACGCTCTTTCGAGAGCGCTACGATGCCTACGATACGTTGGTGCAGTTTTCGAAGTCTCTTGTGGCGATCCTTGAACTGAAATCCCTCACAAAAGAAATTGTGCAAACGCTCGCGCGTGTGATGAACATCAAAACGGCCTCCGTCTATGTTCTCGATAAGGAACAAGGGATCTATAGCTTGACAGCCTCCTACGGGTTCGTGACGCGTGAGGCTGTCGTGCCTCCGATTAAGATGGAGGGAGAATTTCCCAAGACCTTGTTGCGGACAGAGACCGCCCTTGTCCGGGAAGAAATCGAATACGACAAGGCCGATACGGAGCATCTGCGCTTGCTCGACACCTTGAAAGCGTTGGAGTCCGAGGTCTGTATTCCGCTGATCAGCAAGGACCGGCTGGTAGGTTTTTGTAACTTAGGCCGCCGGGCCAATCATGGCATGTATTCGACCGAAGAGTTGGCCCTTCTCAAGACCCTCGCGCAGCATGCGGCGATCGCGATCGACAATGCGCTCTTATATGAGGACCTCCGTCGGTCCCAGTTGTTGATGCGCCGTACCGACCGGTTGCGCTCGCTTGAAACCATGGCCGGCGGGTTTGCCCATGAGATTCGAAACCCGTTGACCTCCATCAAGACGTTCGTTCAGCTGGCCCCTGAACGCCGTGACGATGTAGAGTTTATGGAGCAGTTCAGCCAGGTCGTGTGTGAAGACGTTGAGCGGATCGAGCGGCTGGTGCATGAGATTCTGGACTATGCGCGTTATATGACGCCGAAGCTTACTCAGGAAAGCTTGAATGACGTGGTGTCGTCCTGCCTCTACTTTATCGAGGTGAAGGCGAGCAGCAAGGCCATCACGATTCAGAAAGAACTGGCGAGCGATCTGCCGTACGTGAAACTGGACCGGCAGCAGATCAAGCAGGTCTTGCTGAACTTATTTATCAATGCGATGGAAGCCATCGGCGGTGACCAGGGGGGCCGCCTTTCCGTTCGCACTCGCAAACTTGTCAAGCCGGTGAATGAGCCATGGGTTCAGATCGAAGTCGAGGATAGTGGGCCGGGAATCGACCCGCAGGATCTAGACCATATCTTCGATCCGTTCTATACCACCAAGCACGAGAGCGGCGAGCGTGAGGGAACCGGGCTCGGCTTGACCATTGCGCACCAGATCGTTCAGGAGCATGGGGGGTATGTTGAGGTAGCCAGTGAGGTGGGCCATGGTACGAGATTCATGGTCAATCTTCCCGTGAATCCACCTATTGCGGAGTGGCAGGCTGCGCAGCCTGCCTTCGATGACGGAAGAAAGCTGGCCGGAGCGTTTCTCGCCAGGCCTCACCTCGGGTTGGATGAACAGTTTGGCAAGCCGCCTGCGCCCGTCAAAGCGAGTACCTGA